In Brassica napus cultivar Da-Ae chromosome C2, Da-Ae, whole genome shotgun sequence, the sequence aagaGCTGGGCGACCTTCACTGCTAATACGCTTACACAAAATGAAATGAACCATTTTTGAGAAACGATTGACACACGAAAGTATAATCATTGCCTCTCTGATTTCATGGTAATCCCAAAACAAAATCCATGTTTAGGTCAATCCAGAGTTGAGCAATGACCGGAAGAGGGAGGTACAATCCAGCATTCGAAGCATGCCTTTTTGCAAGCTGACAAGCTCGGCAACATTCAACGTAACGCTCCACATCACGGAGAACACCATGCCAATAGTACGATGCAGTTACCAACTGAAGCGTTCTGTCACGCTGGATGTGACCCTCCTTGTGCAAGTCGTCGATTGTTTTCAGTCGGAGACtacaaaaaacaatgcataaCTGAGCTCCATTGAAACCCCATCGAGTAGCATAAaatcgtttcttttttttcttattcactTCTGCCCAAACCTTCCCGAAGTGTGGGTTCGTTTTATAAAAGTCTGACAAAGAGGCAAAACCCATGACAGAAACATATCAGTAATGATTTgatttgtatataataataatttgattaCTCTAAAATAATTGACCAAAATATTTGTTTGTCTAAAAAATTGgcttaaattaattaatatttttattttatttttaaatgaaagcTTTTATCTAATCGTGAATTCAGTCAACAAATTCTGCAAATATAGTCATATATAGCATTGACATCACATTTGGTTAATCAATATTAGTCACATTTACTATGTCATATTTTTCctccaatcaaattataatattttcaaattaactATTATcacttaataatattattattatataaaaatggctATGATGTTCTTCGGGCCTGCTAACTATAAAACTAAGGGTCCGATTGTTAATGATGTTGTTGAGGCTTTGTGGTTTTGTAAAGCCATGAAAGTCAAAAAATTTAccaattagggttttaggctttaaaaatctgtaaaaatcttaaaagtccactttaaaaaaaaactgttttttgttCACTTTTTTCGAGAGCCACCTTTTGTTactataaagtttttttttctttttttttttttgaaaaattggtgaacttttttttttgtccaattttgaccaaaaataaaacagaacaataagtataatgatttataaatcaattattattaattagttagatttttaacattaggaaaaattcgtaacctACTATTATTAGACATTAAATTGTTAAAGCCTAcaaattttaatcttatttaaaataataaaaataaaattgtttcttacaatttaaattaatatttaacaataaataaataaaatatatttattgataaattttaactgatttcttattttatggaCTTGCATAAAAAATAGATAGAAAGAAGTAGGTAATACCTTTTGGCAATATTTTGAAAACCAGACTGAACATTGACACTCGTCATGGGTCAATGGTCGGACCGGTCCAACCGGTTCAATATGgttctaaattttaatttaattttagattaagtaattatataaatgtataaataacattatttttgtaaaatttatattattgttagaatctaaaaatgatatgaaaatcaaatgaaaacttttaaaataatacaaatgtcACAATTTCTAAAGTTCTTGATGCCAATccagtttttaacttttttaagtCACAGCTATAGCTTTTAAAGCCAAAATATTTATAGCCACAAGTCTAAAGCCAAAGCCTAAAGCGAAAGTTGTTACCAACtttaaaactaaaccaaaccctgcattatcaagaaaataacaaCGAATAAGCTAAAAGTTACTTGttatatcactacaagaaaacatgtgaTTTTCGACCACAGTTTGCGACTGTATAGGTAGTCGTTAATATTTACGACTGATAGGCGACTGATTTGCAACTCATACAATTCCGTCGTATATAAGTCGCAAAATAATGACTACGACAATCAGTCGTCGTTACGTCGCTAAATTACGACTTATCCGCGACTACGAGGTTGTCAGAATAATACAAACACAATATAGTCGATAAGTGGCGACTATTTAGCGATCGATTTCTGTGGTTATAACTTAGTCGCTAATCGGTCGGTGAAAACCGGTACAAAACACGTGGTTTACGTTTTATGGTTGGTGTAACTAATTTTTGCTAGCAGTCGGTATTTAGTCGCTAATAAGACATAAATTTTGCTATATAATCTAAACGATCTTTTCCACATTTTTGCTCAGAAAGCGTAGAAAGAAAGTTTGACAACACAAAAAATcctcataaaacaaaaagaaaaaaagattgttCGAAGTGTTACAATGTCGGGAAATTACAACTATTCCAATTTCCGAGAATGGATATACAAGAGAATCGATGAAAAGATGGGAAATTTCTCATAAGAGTTCATAGCAGGGGTGGATCAATTCATGACATTTGCAAATAGCCAGCCTATCACGCAGAGCAATGGGGGTAAATTTTTCTGTCCATGTAGTGTTTGCAAGAACGATAAATTTCTTCCGGGGtaaaaaatttggaaacatatatatagtagagGATTCATGCAAGACTATTATGTTTGGTATAATCATGGAGAAAAAATTGATATGGAATTAGGAACGAGTCATGTTGATCCGACACCTTTAAGTGGTAGTGAAGAAGTTGGTAATGAAGATAGATATGTTGATATGGTAAATGATGCATTTCGTGATAATGTGAGTTCTGATAATTATCACCAGGATGGTAGCTCCCAGGATGGTAGTTACGAGAATGTAGTAGAAGATGTATGCAACCATTCGAAAAAGTTTTACGACTTGTTAGAAGGAGCAAAAAATCCCTTGTAAGATGGTTGTCGTGAAGGTCACTCGCAGCTATCCTTAGCTGCTCGAGTCTTGCAAACTAAGGCAGATTATAATATGAGTGAAAAGTGTGTGGATTCGGTGTTCCAAATGCTGAATGACTATTTACCTGATGGAAACATGGCAACTGACTCACACTACGAGACAGAAAAGTTGATGCGCAATTTAGGCCTCCCATATTTTACAATTGATGTTTGTATCAACAATTGTATGATATtctggaaagaagatgaaaggTGGAAACATGTCAGTTTTGTGGTGCAGAAAGATGGAAGCCTAGGGACAAACGCCGTAGAAACAAAGTACCATATAGCCGTATGTGGTATCTCCCTATAGCTGATAGGTTGAAGAGACTGTATCAGAGCAAGAAGACTGCAGCGGCAATGAGGTGGCATGCTGAGCAACAAGCAAAAGAGGGAGAAATGTGTCATCCATCTGATGCGgcggagtggaaaaactttcaAGAAATACATCCCCGGTTTGCCGAAGAACCGTGTAACGTTATCTTTGATTATGTACAGATGGATTCGATCCATTTGGGATGTGATGTGCAGTCCACAGATTagtacatggaaccagctcagcatgaagttcaggacgttctgaacatttcaaccgaggttcatgtttttcaccgtaccAGACAGACTGACCGCGCAGTGTACTGGACCGTCCCGCATACGTCCGGAaaggagctttggctggaaccatggtCGGATGACCGATCTGACCGTACTGGAGCTTGCCTTTGCCGTCCAACTTCACAAGATAAGGCTGATGGTCAAACCAGAATCAACTTAGGACGAGCCAATTCTGATTCAGACCATAGCTTCTCTTTTTTGGCCCGGTTGGCTCGTACCGCATGTACCGACGACCGTGCTGATGATCTCTCTACCTTGTTCGATCCGATCATGGACTTTTCCTTTGGATATTTCTCTAAGGTAAGGATCCTTAAGCTATCAGAAGACTTGGGCTTTGTTGGAACGCAACTTGTCCGATCAGAACGTCCCGCGGCCCTTGCTGATCGTCCCGCCTATGTGCTAATCCTTACCGCTTTGGACTTAGCTGGTTCGGATGCATCTGAACGGAAGCCGATCGGTCCCTTTGACTAGTCTTCTCTTTATtttcgtgccttgaccagatctagtcaagtttatttaatgttttgcCTTGTTTTCCTACATTTCCATTTAATGTctagatctacaaaactctataagtatgTAAACTCTTCTAATGAATAAATGAATCGATTTTGGCTAAAGCttttgagttaaactctttgttctttgtttagaacttgtcttgtttcttggtgagtcatatccaagcAAACACCCCTCAAActcgttggtcttgtgagtcatatcaagcaacggttcgagattcttcttttggtggtcttgtgagtcatatcaagcaccaactgaagccgggaatatcgaaggccattccgcaaccttcgtgcgacccttAAATCCATCTAGTTCTCCATTCGGATTTCATATCCAGACCTGATCCATTCGAGtgagccgatcttagggtctttcaagtggtatcagagctgctcgtttggtatcttctaaatcattcatctttctcatcttccatttctaaatcataaacatttcttcttctatctatcttgaatccgggcccctcattaccatcctctatcaataaaaaaaaaagatctatctataaaaaaaaaagaattcgaaaagttttcatttggcgattggtggtggaagagaaagcctgttggctgaggagaaatccagcctttgaggtggttaaaacggattccaaaaccaaaaatctctTACCTTTCtatcttgaaaaaaaatccCTTTTGTCTGCTTGGATTTGTCCATTgggattctttgatttgttctcttagaacattgagtagaaacttgtgtgtgatcaccaaaaatctgagagaaacacttgtgtgGGTGAAGATCATACACTTGAGAGAGTGAGGATTTTTATCTGCTAATCTTTTGTGTTGAGAATTTTCAGGATAAGATGTTTGGCCTTCTCAAGGAGACTAGCCAAGAGAAATACCAACGACAGGCTAATTTTCATTCTTCATCTCAAAACTTATTGAATgtttttgatgagtttgttacTGTGCAGGAAAGGCCAACCCTTAGAAAACCATATAAGGTGCCAGACCGGAGGTGCAAAGAGCAGTCCAAGTCGTCCAAAGGTGAAGCTGATCCAAAGAGGCGTTtgcttcagtttgatgtccaagagtTTTGTGATGACTTTGTGGAGGAAGTGGTGAAAACCCTCAAGGACGTCAACCAGACCCAtaagaagagcacatccacacgtgCACCTGTAGCTAAGCCATCCTTATTCATCAGCAAGAAAtccaaaggtaaatctgaaacCCATGTTGAGGAGttgaaagatttttcagattctttacccatctatgatgaatatgatgaagagcacatccacacgtACAGTCGTAGtcacctcttcactagcctctgcagtTGCCTCTTCACTAGtctctgcagctgcctcttcactagcctctgcagctgcctcttcactagcttctgcaggtgcctctttacgagctttcttccgaggtcttggattgtcttccttcACTACCTTTTTCTTCGCTGGACTAACAACCGCCGGCTTTGTATTGACCCAAGTaccggtgacttcccagcaatccatggtccacttccacggtttcttcacaaacatgagtttaattatgttctcctcgggcgtgtcctcaacatcaaactcccattttggaaacatttgACCATTGTCCTTctgaacaaagttgatcactctagtctgcagtaaatagaagatatgaacttagatatttgacggattaggaaagatggaaagaaaagacttcgcagaagacttataattaagtcgtctgataagtcttccaactggacgacttagtagaagacttataattaagtcgtctggaaagtcttccagctcgatgacttagtagaagacttataattaagtcgtctgggaagactatccagactacttaattataagtcttctactaagtcttccagctggaagactttccagacgacttaattataagtcttctactaagtcgtccagttggaagacttatcagacgacttaattataagtcttctgcgaagtcgtccagattgaagtaaatacctgactgaggatagcctctttaaactgtttgcgtcctttgcgacccttgtaagacagtatcggtggagacggattgtttgggagaggattaccataagtagcacccaattccggaagagctgtgtacacccagacctggagagcttgcgcaaacccattaatagtgtaacaacccgaaatatctctgcccttcacaaagtccatcagcaccttaaacgcgactctcccccatggataattctcaaaccgttctagctccatcactagccttgtcagactaacccgtgtaggggttgaatactttctcccttcaatgtatccagtgaagatggcaaggtatgcgagccgcttgcgatcatcctgagaccacccttcgcatctctcatatgctgctattatctcctgAGTAGATGGCCCAGCTTCGACATGAACTCCCAACATCTCCCAAAAAAaagtcaactcctttgtaacaacacagtgaggtctctcaaggtcctcgatgtactcgcagtttataccagtgaggttttcaaactctaacagtgaaaacctcacaggttgtggaccaacgagacttcacagctcatacttcttctttatgtccagctggaaaccgagcatgtagtgaacaagccttgaagcccaatcaaatcccagctcttggaacttgttgaaaactcccaacttcgactccttcggctcttcatattcgtcatcatgaaaagctttctttaaagcagcATGCAACGTCCAACAGCATTCGTCATCGTAAGGATTAAATTCTTCCCTGTCAAAAGCCATCGTAACTTCAAGCTTCCTTCCTCCCATGTAACTTCCATTGAGTAGTAAAGCCTTCCTATGATCTTCTTTCAGATCAATGAAAGCAAAtcaagaaaatgttcaaaaaaaaaaaaatgaaagcaaatctggaaaaaaaaaagagagtaataAATATCTTGGTTTGCATTTAACTTGAGTTATCACAAGTAAGGGTGTAACACTTAAAGGGAACAAACACCCTTGTGATCTCTCCACATGAACCAAAATGTTCAATCAATGCCTTTTCGACATCATATCCCTACGCATGGACGGATCATATCCCTTAACCAAAATGGTATGCTTATTATTTGGTTGATAATCCCGTGCCAAAGCACACTCTCTTTTGATTGTAGACTTTTCTTTTGGGGTTTCTTTCACCTACACATGGATCAACTATAAAGTGTCAAGCAAGCtacaaaaaatagaaataaaagtaaacacTTATATGATGTAAGAAACATATACCAGTAGGTTCTTCATAGTTCCAGCCATTGTCAATAATATCTCCTGTTGTTTTTTCATAGTTTCAGTCATCTCTTCGATAGATTCTCTCAACTCTATGATTTCCTgccaataaaagaaaaaaatgaataaagaaAGCAGCAAAAACAAATCTTACGAGCTGTAAAGGCGTGGTTAGAGAATCTTATTAACATCATAAGCATCTTCAATGGTAGAAGTCAGTCTATCAATAGCGACATGATTAGCAGCTATTTTCTTGGAAGCTCGAACATTTTTCACTGACATAAAAAAGAGGATATGAGTTAAACTAAATTTGAGTATACATGATACAGTCAACTATTGGGATCAGGACTACTGGTAGATTCAGTTCGACCAAATTATAATAGTTTGCACTTTGCAACAAGCTAAAGAAACTGTATCGACTGTTAATCATCTCACTTGTTTCTCCAAATTGGAGATGACTGATGAGTTTAAAGTATGATCAgagtcaagaaaaaaaaatattagccaAGTCACTGGTTTATACAAAGCCAGTATCCAAAAGGATCTGTATCAAATAAATGATCTCCCAAATTGCAGATGGTTTTAAATACGATAtgagaaaataaagaaagagcCGCCCAAAAGATCACTATCTAATTAACCTTTGTGCGAATGCTCGGTGTCCTTATTCGCGTTATGAACGGTGGATTTCTTGCGCTTCTTTTCGCCTGAAAGAGCACATAAGGTTTTTGACAGGAAGTGGCAAAGAGATAAAATTCCAACCCAAAAGAAATCCAGCTTACTACCTTTCGTGGAATTGCTAAGGTCATGTGCATGTTCAacctaacaaaagaaaaagaagcaaaagaaaccatttataaaaaagttactagattttgatgcgcggatttattttccttttttttttcaattgacaaatatttagtaaatgtcatatttcatatatttgtgttttattttataaaagatttaaactttttattttttttatcgtgtttcattttaaatgactatttatatttgaaaaattaaactttatttctttaatgaattaagttggtataagtctgataaattaatttcattatgtggttaatatttataataaaaaaaattatatacttttaataaagatttatacttttcaatgaaaaaattcatttttttatgaatgcttaacttatattaagaaaagaaaaaaaataattaataatggttgaaaaaaattatttgaacttggattcaatggccaaaaaaaaaagtgagaattgaatctgatttcttaatcggcccaaatggTCCAATAGAGATCTGAAGTGGACAGTGGGCTAGATCCAAAAAATGActcaatatagatgtgttattaatattacttgattacccttaatgaaacatgcaatgttagtaaataaaatgacaAGATAAGGTAAAAAGGACAATAGTATCATGATTTAATTGTATAGATTAAAAACTGagtaaataaaaagaacaaagaagctGAAAATACATCGGTAGATGTGGAGCTTTTCTTGAGCCTCGTGTTCCCTTTGTCTATGATAAGTTGTTTTTAGCCTAAAACCCTAGACTGCGTTTGTGTATAACCTTCTGTTCTCATCTAAGCTAGGGTTTTATGGGCCGTGATCATAAAAGTATATGGAAACCCGTtagaacttcttt encodes:
- the LOC106359816 gene encoding uncharacterized protein LOC106359816 — its product is MVSTPEEWPAFSTHMEEFSRSKTFFPDFRIRHIPRAQNTLADKLARGARSSPSAMLYVDSIPPVEHAHDLSNSTKGSKLDFFWVGILSLCHFLSKTLCALSGEKKRKKSTVHNANKDTEHSHKVKNVRASKKIAANHVAIDRLTSTIEDAYDEIIELRESIEEMTETMKKQQEILLTMAGTMKNLLVKETPKEKSTIKRECALARDYQPNNKHTILVKGYDPSMRRDMMSKRH